The following are encoded in a window of Pseudomonas multiresinivorans genomic DNA:
- the treS gene encoding maltose alpha-D-glucosyltransferase, with protein sequence MAKRKTRPFLDDPLWYKDAVIYQLHVKSFFDANNDGIGDFRGLMEKLDYIAELGVNTLWLLPFYPSPRRDDGYDIAMYKGVHPDYGTLADARRFIDAAHQRGLRVITELVINHTSDQHPWFQRARRAKKGSQARNWYVWSDDDGKYEQTRIIFIDSEQSNWTWDPVAEQYFWHRFYSHQPDLNFDNPQVLRAVLGVMRYWLDMGVDGLRLDAIPYLIERDGTNNENLPETHVVLKRIRAELDAHYPDRMLLAEANQWPEDTRPYFGGVDGATEGSTGDECHMAFHFPLMPRMYMAIAQEDRFPITDILRQTPSIPDNCQWAIFLRNHDELTLEMVTDDERDYLWNYYAADRRARINLGIRRRLAPLVERDRRRIELLHSLLLSMPGTPTLYYGDEIGMGDNIYLGDRDGVRTPMQWSVDRNGGFSRADPASLVLPPILDSLYGYQSVNVEAQARDPHSLLNWMRRMLGVRKQQKAFGRGSISMLSPPNRRILAYLRQYRPEGEGASEESILCVANLSSAAQAVELDLSAFDGRVPVEMLGGSSFPPIGRMTYLLTLPPYGFYWFYLADSQQMPAWHVKPVERMPELPTLVLAQRLAEIASGAPRELLESDSLPRYLPKRRWFSGGRLEAGSAHLLYAMPLGEADAAPLLAEVEVNGADGAEHYQLPLAAVPEKGAAGNDLPQQLALARLRRGRKVGLLTDAFSLSAFSRLVLRLLRETSTMQGPAGELQFLPQPGLLQYGDIDDEAEIRVLSVDQSNSSALIGNKLLLKLLRRVFPGVHPEAEMGGYLSRRGFANIAPLLGEVRRIDALGQPHTLLLLQGYLSNQGDAWSWTLNQLERAMRDGLSPAVETPGPEFDVMEELRLFAGRLGQRLGEMHQLLAEATDEPEFGLHRSGAVDSGAWTNSIGAQLEQALETLRHARASLDEQGGVMADWLLEHRGELLQAIGNLARLAEGGVMIRVHGDLHLGQVLVVQGDAFLIDFEGEPNRPLVERRQRHSPLKDVTGVLRSFDYAAAMALRSTQGTEAPVEVQAARAELALRYRRDARDAFLEAYRAAAADLPHEWHGREGEGAALALFSLEKAAYEVLYEAGHRPDWLEVPLQGLFELARHLLGGRT encoded by the coding sequence ATGGCCAAGCGCAAGACCCGCCCCTTTCTCGATGACCCGCTCTGGTACAAGGACGCGGTCATCTACCAGTTGCACGTAAAGTCCTTCTTCGATGCCAACAACGACGGCATCGGCGATTTCCGCGGCCTGATGGAGAAGCTCGACTACATCGCCGAGCTGGGCGTGAACACCCTCTGGCTGTTGCCGTTCTACCCCTCGCCACGGCGTGACGATGGCTACGACATCGCCATGTACAAGGGCGTCCACCCGGACTACGGCACCCTGGCCGACGCCCGCCGCTTCATCGACGCGGCGCACCAGCGCGGCCTGCGGGTGATCACGGAACTGGTGATCAACCACACCTCCGACCAGCACCCTTGGTTCCAGCGCGCGCGGCGGGCGAAGAAGGGCTCGCAGGCGCGCAACTGGTACGTCTGGTCCGACGATGACGGCAAGTACGAGCAGACGCGGATCATCTTCATCGACAGCGAACAGTCCAACTGGACCTGGGACCCGGTGGCCGAGCAGTACTTCTGGCACCGCTTCTACTCGCACCAGCCGGACCTCAATTTCGACAATCCCCAGGTGTTGCGCGCGGTGCTCGGGGTCATGCGCTACTGGCTGGACATGGGCGTCGACGGCCTGCGCCTGGATGCCATCCCGTACCTGATCGAACGCGACGGCACCAACAACGAGAACCTTCCCGAGACCCACGTGGTGCTCAAGCGCATCCGCGCCGAGCTGGATGCGCACTACCCAGACCGCATGCTGCTGGCCGAGGCCAACCAGTGGCCGGAGGACACGAGGCCGTATTTCGGAGGCGTGGACGGTGCCACCGAGGGCAGCACCGGCGACGAATGCCACATGGCCTTCCACTTCCCGCTGATGCCGCGCATGTACATGGCGATCGCCCAGGAAGACCGCTTCCCGATCACCGATATCCTGCGCCAGACGCCGTCGATTCCGGACAACTGCCAATGGGCGATCTTCCTGCGCAACCACGATGAGCTGACCCTGGAGATGGTCACCGACGACGAGCGCGACTACCTCTGGAACTACTACGCCGCCGACCGCCGCGCGCGCATCAACCTGGGTATTCGCCGCCGTCTCGCCCCGCTGGTGGAGCGCGATCGCCGGCGCATCGAACTGCTCCACAGCCTGCTGCTGTCGATGCCCGGCACGCCGACCCTGTACTACGGCGACGAGATCGGCATGGGCGACAACATCTACCTGGGCGACCGCGACGGCGTGCGCACACCGATGCAATGGTCGGTGGACCGCAATGGCGGCTTCTCCCGCGCCGATCCGGCCAGCCTCGTGCTGCCGCCGATTCTCGACTCGCTCTACGGCTACCAGAGCGTCAACGTCGAGGCCCAGGCGCGCGACCCGCATTCGCTGCTCAACTGGATGCGCCGCATGCTGGGTGTCCGCAAGCAGCAGAAGGCCTTCGGTCGCGGCAGCATCAGCATGCTGTCACCGCCCAACCGGCGCATTCTTGCGTATCTGCGGCAGTACCGTCCGGAGGGCGAGGGTGCCAGCGAGGAGAGCATCCTCTGTGTCGCCAACCTGTCCAGTGCCGCCCAGGCGGTCGAGCTGGACCTGTCGGCCTTTGACGGCCGAGTCCCGGTGGAAATGCTCGGTGGCTCGTCCTTCCCTCCGATCGGGCGCATGACCTACCTGCTGACCTTGCCGCCCTATGGCTTCTACTGGTTCTACCTGGCCGACAGCCAACAGATGCCGGCGTGGCACGTGAAGCCGGTGGAACGCATGCCCGAACTGCCGACCCTGGTACTGGCCCAGCGCCTGGCGGAGATCGCCAGCGGTGCGCCGCGCGAACTGCTGGAGAGCGACTCGCTGCCACGCTACCTGCCCAAGCGTCGCTGGTTCTCCGGGGGGCGCCTGGAGGCCGGCAGCGCCCATCTGCTCTATGCCATGCCACTGGGTGAGGCCGATGCCGCACCGCTGCTGGCGGAAGTGGAGGTCAATGGCGCGGACGGCGCCGAGCATTACCAATTGCCGCTGGCCGCCGTGCCGGAGAAGGGCGCCGCCGGCAACGATCTGCCCCAGCAACTGGCCCTGGCCCGGCTGCGCCGCGGGCGCAAGGTCGGCCTGCTCACCGATGCCTTCTCCTTGTCGGCGTTCAGCCGCCTGGTGCTGCGCCTGTTGCGCGAGACCTCGACGATGCAGGGCCCGGCGGGCGAGCTGCAGTTCCTGCCACAGCCGGGGCTGCTGCAGTACGGCGACATCGACGATGAAGCGGAAATCCGCGTGCTCAGCGTCGATCAGTCCAACAGCTCCGCGCTGATCGGCAACAAGCTGCTGCTCAAGCTGCTGCGCCGGGTGTTCCCCGGCGTGCACCCGGAAGCCGAGATGGGTGGTTACCTGAGCCGCCGCGGCTTTGCCAACATCGCGCCGCTGCTGGGCGAGGTGCGCCGCATCGACGCCTTGGGCCAACCGCACACCCTGTTGCTGCTGCAGGGCTACCTGAGCAACCAGGGCGATGCCTGGAGCTGGACCCTGAACCAGCTGGAGCGCGCCATGCGCGACGGCCTGTCGCCGGCAGTGGAAACACCCGGACCGGAGTTCGATGTCATGGAGGAACTGCGCCTGTTCGCCGGACGGCTTGGCCAGCGCCTGGGTGAAATGCACCAGCTGCTCGCCGAAGCCACCGACGAGCCGGAGTTCGGCCTGCACCGCAGTGGAGCTGTCGACAGTGGGGCCTGGACCAACAGCATCGGCGCGCAACTCGAACAGGCGCTGGAGACCCTGCGCCACGCCCGCGCGAGCCTGGACGAGCAGGGCGGCGTGATGGCCGACTGGCTGCTGGAACATCGCGGGGAACTGCTGCAGGCCATCGGCAACCTGGCGCGGCTGGCCGAGGGCGGCGTGATGATCCGCGTCCACGGCGACCTGCACCTGGGGCAGGTCCTGGTGGTGCAGGGCGATGCTTTCCTGATCGACTTCGAGGGCGAGCCCAACCGGCCGCTGGTCGAACGCCGTCAGCGCCACAGCCCGTTGAAGGACGTCACCGGTGTACTGCGCTCCTTCGACTACGCCGCCGCCATGGCCCTGCGCAGCACCCAGGGCACCGAAGCGCCGGTCGAAGTCCAGGCGGCCAGGGCGGAACTGGCCCTGCGCTACCGTCGCGATGCCCGAGACGCCTTCCTCGAAGCCTACCGGGCGGCCGCTGCCGACCTGCCCCATGAGTGGCATGGTCGTGAGGGGGAGGGCGCCGCCCTGGCGCTGTTCAGCCTGGAAAAGGCCGCCTATGAAGTGCTCTACGAAGCCGGCCACCGCCCCGACTGGCTGGAAGTCCCCTTGCAGGGGCTGTTCGAACTGGCGCGACACTTACTCGGAGGACGCACATGA
- a CDS encoding alpha-1,4-glucan--maltose-1-phosphate maltosyltransferase, translating into MELENPAERAEVAANEARIVIEEVAPRLEGGRFAAKAIVHRASRIHARIFADGHDKLAAEVAWREGKGQPWQKTSLQHLGNDHWEADILPTRVGRTEFIVLAWIDSYASFRYELEKKYAAGQLLDLEFREGLDLFQEVLDNAPQDCAAELGEILRSLQDTTEREARFGLFMAPRTLELMQRAAHRPHLTRSLTFELDVERPLAGFASWYELFPRSESPTPGQHGTFADVHRRLPEIAAMGFDVLYFPPIHPIGRTHRKGRNNSLQAGPDDPGSPYAIGSKEGGHDAVHPELGSLEDFRALVDAARGHGLEIALDFAIQCSPDHPWLREHPGWFSWRADGSIRHAENPPKKYEDIVNVDFYAADAIPDLWLGLLGVVQGWVEQGVNLFRVDNPHTKPLPFWEWLIAEVRREHPQVIFLAEAFTRPAMMARLGKVGFSQSYTYFTWRNTKAELEEYLTELNEPPLRDCYRPNFFVNTPDINPYFLQRSGRAGFLIRAALATMGSGLWGMYSGFELCEADPVPGKEEYFDSEKYQLRQRDYHAPGNIVGEITRLNRIRRENPALHSHLGFQAYSVFNDNILLFGKRSADLSNFILVAVSLDPENAQEADFELPLWEFGLPDDAPMGGEDLMNGHRWTWHGKRQWMRIEPWHLPFGIWRLHPEQ; encoded by the coding sequence ATGGAACTGGAGAATCCGGCCGAGCGGGCCGAGGTTGCCGCCAACGAGGCGCGCATCGTCATCGAAGAGGTAGCGCCGCGCCTGGAAGGTGGACGCTTCGCCGCCAAGGCCATCGTCCACCGGGCCTCGCGCATCCATGCGCGGATCTTTGCCGATGGCCACGACAAGCTGGCCGCCGAGGTCGCCTGGCGCGAAGGCAAGGGCCAGCCCTGGCAGAAAACGTCCCTGCAGCACCTGGGCAACGATCACTGGGAGGCGGATATCTTGCCGACCCGAGTTGGCCGTACGGAATTCATCGTCCTGGCCTGGATCGACAGCTACGCCAGCTTCCGCTACGAACTGGAGAAGAAATACGCCGCCGGCCAGTTGCTGGACCTGGAGTTCCGCGAGGGCCTCGACCTGTTCCAGGAGGTACTGGACAACGCGCCACAGGATTGCGCAGCGGAGCTGGGCGAAATCCTCCGCAGCCTGCAGGACACCACCGAGCGGGAGGCGCGCTTCGGCCTGTTCATGGCGCCGCGGACCCTGGAGCTGATGCAGCGCGCCGCACACCGTCCGCACCTGACCCGCAGCCTTACCTTCGAGCTGGACGTGGAGCGCCCGCTGGCCGGGTTCGCCAGCTGGTACGAGCTGTTCCCGCGCTCGGAAAGCCCGACACCCGGCCAGCACGGCACCTTTGCCGATGTTCACCGGCGGCTGCCGGAGATCGCCGCCATGGGCTTCGACGTGCTGTATTTCCCGCCCATCCATCCCATCGGCCGCACCCACCGCAAGGGCCGCAACAACAGCCTGCAGGCCGGTCCCGACGACCCTGGCAGCCCCTACGCCATCGGCAGCAAGGAGGGCGGCCATGACGCCGTGCACCCCGAGCTGGGCAGCCTTGAAGACTTCCGCGCACTGGTGGACGCCGCCCGCGGGCATGGCCTGGAGATCGCCCTGGATTTCGCCATCCAGTGCTCGCCGGACCACCCCTGGCTGCGCGAGCACCCCGGCTGGTTCAGCTGGCGCGCGGACGGCAGCATCCGCCACGCGGAGAATCCGCCGAAGAAGTACGAGGACATCGTCAACGTCGACTTCTACGCCGCCGACGCCATTCCCGATCTCTGGCTCGGCCTGCTGGGTGTGGTGCAGGGCTGGGTGGAGCAGGGCGTCAACCTGTTCCGCGTCGACAACCCGCACACCAAGCCGCTGCCGTTCTGGGAATGGCTGATCGCCGAAGTGCGCCGCGAGCACCCGCAGGTGATCTTCCTCGCCGAGGCCTTCACCCGGCCGGCGATGATGGCGCGCCTTGGCAAGGTCGGCTTCAGCCAGAGCTACACCTACTTCACCTGGCGCAACACCAAGGCGGAGCTGGAGGAATACCTCACCGAACTGAATGAGCCGCCGCTGCGCGACTGCTACCGGCCGAACTTCTTCGTCAACACGCCGGATATCAATCCCTACTTCCTGCAGCGCTCCGGCCGCGCCGGCTTCCTCATCCGTGCGGCCCTGGCGACCATGGGCTCGGGGCTGTGGGGGATGTATTCGGGGTTCGAACTGTGCGAGGCCGACCCGGTGCCGGGCAAGGAAGAGTACTTCGACTCGGAGAAGTACCAGCTGCGCCAGCGCGACTACCACGCGCCCGGCAACATCGTCGGCGAGATCACCCGGCTCAATCGCATCCGCCGCGAGAACCCGGCGTTGCACAGCCACCTGGGCTTCCAGGCCTATTCCGTCTTCAACGACAACATCCTGCTGTTCGGCAAGCGCAGCGCCGACCTGTCCAACTTCATCCTGGTGGCGGTCAGCCTCGATCCGGAGAACGCCCAGGAGGCGGACTTCGAGTTGCCGCTGTGGGAATTCGGCCTGCCCGATGACGCGCCCATGGGCGGCGAAGACCTGATGAATGGTCACCGCTGGACCTGGCACGGCAAGCGCCAGTGGATGCGCATCGAGCCCTGGCACCTGCCGTTCGGCATCTGGCGCCTGCATCCCGAGCAATGA
- a CDS encoding Ku protein: protein MARVIWKGAISFGLVHIPVALNSAARSSATDFDWLDERSLEPVGYKRVNKITGKEVPREHIVKGVELEKGRYVVISEEEIRAARPEATQTIDILGFIEIGEIPVAFYDSPYYLTPEKRGEKVYVLLRDTLKKTGKAAVCQLVMHSRQHLAMLRDDGDAILLMTLRWPADVRAVDELGLALDKVKLDKRETEMAERLVKDMSGRWSPEDYQDEFSAEIHRLVEQKAAKGQLENVPQAQAKAGEGADIIDLTELLKRSLKGEAKPRSAASSVKKTTATPAKKSATSKAAPRRKSS, encoded by the coding sequence ATGGCCCGTGTGATCTGGAAAGGCGCCATCAGCTTCGGCCTGGTGCACATCCCGGTGGCGCTCAACAGCGCCGCGCGTTCCAGCGCCACCGACTTCGACTGGCTGGACGAGCGCAGCCTGGAACCGGTGGGCTACAAACGGGTGAACAAGATCACCGGCAAGGAGGTGCCCAGGGAACACATCGTCAAGGGCGTGGAGCTGGAGAAGGGCCGCTACGTGGTGATCAGCGAAGAGGAGATTCGCGCCGCGCGGCCCGAGGCGACCCAGACCATCGACATCCTCGGTTTCATCGAGATCGGCGAGATCCCCGTGGCGTTCTACGACTCCCCGTATTACCTGACGCCCGAGAAGCGCGGCGAGAAAGTCTACGTGCTGCTGCGCGATACCCTGAAGAAGACCGGCAAGGCGGCGGTCTGCCAATTGGTGATGCACAGCCGTCAGCACCTGGCGATGTTGCGCGACGACGGCGACGCCATCCTGCTGATGACCCTGCGCTGGCCGGCGGACGTGCGCGCGGTGGACGAACTGGGCCTGGCGCTGGACAAGGTCAAGCTGGACAAGCGCGAAACCGAAATGGCCGAACGCCTGGTCAAGGACATGAGTGGCCGCTGGTCGCCCGAGGATTACCAGGACGAATTCAGCGCGGAAATCCACCGCCTGGTGGAGCAGAAGGCCGCCAAGGGCCAGCTGGAAAACGTGCCGCAGGCGCAAGCGAAAGCCGGCGAAGGCGCCGACATCATCGACCTCACCGAACTGCTCAAGCGCAGCCTCAAGGGCGAAGCAAAACCGCGCAGCGCCGCCAGCTCCGTGAAGAAAACGACCGCTACGCCGGCGAAGAAGAGTGCCACGAGCAAGGCCGCGCCCAGGCGCAAGAGCTCCTGA
- a CDS encoding MgtC/SapB family protein → MDTLDRIWVTLVAEFSDLSEVEQITRASLRLTLAVVLGGVVGYERESQGKAAGLRTHMLVTLGAALFVMAIHEGGAQADAVSRVIQGIAAGIGFLCAGTILKGSQVSEVKGLTTAAGLWLSTAIGISVGLGHSATAVLGTLLALLVLHVLPRWLERNRPPAEQAAREDRDVP, encoded by the coding sequence ATGGACACGCTGGATCGCATCTGGGTGACGCTGGTCGCCGAATTCTCCGACCTGAGTGAAGTCGAGCAGATCACCCGAGCCTCGCTGCGCCTGACGCTCGCCGTGGTGCTGGGCGGCGTGGTCGGTTACGAGCGGGAAAGCCAGGGCAAGGCCGCCGGCTTGCGCACCCACATGCTGGTCACCCTGGGCGCTGCGCTGTTCGTGATGGCGATCCACGAGGGCGGTGCGCAGGCCGATGCGGTCAGCCGGGTGATCCAGGGGATCGCCGCCGGCATCGGCTTCCTCTGCGCCGGCACCATCCTCAAGGGCAGCCAAGTGTCCGAGGTGAAGGGGCTGACGACCGCCGCCGGGCTGTGGCTGAGCACGGCCATTGGTATCAGCGTCGGGCTCGGGCACTCGGCTACGGCGGTGCTGGGCACGCTGCTCGCGCTGCTGGTGCTGCATGTTTTGCCACGCTGGCTGGAACGCAACCGTCCGCCTGCCGAGCAGGCGGCGAGAGAGGACCGCGATGTTCCGTGA
- a CDS encoding glycogen/starch/alpha-glucan phosphorylase encodes MALDSIPDQSEVETFKHAVLTRLRYAVGKDPADAYDHDWFEAVALAARKYQVDNWEETTRAIDRSARKHVYYLSLEFLIGRLLIDNLSNLGLLGVAHQALSELGVDLDRVRLLEPDAALGNGGLGRLAACFMESMATLDIPAHGYGIRYEHGLFKQVIGDGWQQEHTETWLDFGNPWEFERPECSFSVGFGGSVHSERDAHGVERQRWEPAERVRSVAYDMPVVGWRTASVNTLRLWRARAEETLRLDRFNAGDHLGAVADTVRAESISRVLYPADSTEAGQELRLRQEFFFVSASLQDLMQRHLGQGEDVFGLPERVAIQLNDTHPAIAVAELMRLLLDERSLDWDDAWALTVATLSYTNHTLLPEALESWPVSLMERLLPRHMQIIYLINAFHIDALRAKDIHDFALLRSVSLIEEDHGRRVRMGNLAFLGSHSVNGVSALHTDLMRETVFRDLHRLYPERISNKTNGVTFRRWLFQTNPELTRLLMENLGDEVLDEPEQHLPALAELVEKSSVRQRFAQQRRNAKERLAALVEERLGVRIDPDALFDVHVKRIHEYKRQLLNLLHTVALYQDIRNDPTTDRVPRVKIFAGKAAPSYTVAKLIIKLANDISRMINGDPTVRGRLKVVFIPNYNVSLAESIIPAADLSEQISTAGLEASGTSNMKFALNGALTIGTLDGANVEMCERIGAENMFIFGLKAKQVEARKRTGDLSMHAEIAASPRLEEALRAISSGVFSPDDPQRYTGLVDALVSDDRFLVCADFDAYWDAQEKVEELWRKPARWWKASMLNTARVGWFSSDRTIREYARDIWKVQAGED; translated from the coding sequence ATGGCCCTGGACAGCATTCCCGATCAGTCGGAAGTCGAGACCTTCAAGCATGCGGTGCTCACCCGCCTGCGTTACGCAGTCGGCAAGGACCCGGCGGACGCCTACGACCACGACTGGTTCGAGGCAGTGGCACTGGCCGCACGCAAATACCAGGTCGACAACTGGGAGGAGACCACCCGCGCCATCGACCGCAGCGCCCGCAAGCACGTCTACTACCTGTCGCTGGAGTTCCTCATCGGCCGCCTGCTGATCGACAACCTGAGCAACCTTGGGTTGCTGGGGGTGGCGCATCAAGCTCTTTCGGAGTTGGGTGTGGACCTGGACCGCGTGCGCCTGCTTGAGCCCGACGCCGCGCTGGGCAACGGCGGCCTGGGGCGGCTGGCCGCCTGCTTCATGGAGAGCATGGCGACGCTGGACATCCCCGCCCACGGTTACGGCATCCGCTACGAGCACGGCCTGTTCAAGCAGGTGATCGGCGACGGCTGGCAGCAGGAGCACACCGAAACCTGGCTCGACTTCGGCAACCCCTGGGAATTCGAACGGCCCGAGTGCAGCTTCAGCGTCGGCTTCGGCGGCAGCGTCCACAGCGAGCGCGACGCCCACGGGGTCGAGCGGCAACGCTGGGAACCGGCTGAGCGCGTGCGCTCGGTGGCCTACGACATGCCGGTAGTGGGCTGGCGTACCGCCAGCGTGAACACCCTGCGCCTGTGGCGCGCCCGTGCCGAGGAAACCCTGCGGCTGGACCGCTTCAATGCCGGCGACCACCTGGGTGCGGTGGCGGATACGGTGCGTGCGGAAAGCATCTCGCGGGTGCTCTACCCGGCAGACAGCACCGAGGCGGGCCAGGAACTGCGCCTGCGCCAGGAATTCTTCTTCGTCAGCGCCTCGTTGCAGGACCTGATGCAGCGTCACCTGGGGCAGGGCGAGGACGTCTTCGGCCTGCCCGAGCGGGTGGCCATCCAGCTCAACGATACCCACCCGGCCATCGCCGTTGCCGAACTGATGCGCCTGCTGCTGGACGAGCGCAGCCTGGACTGGGACGACGCCTGGGCGCTGACGGTGGCGACCCTGTCCTATACCAACCACACGCTGCTGCCCGAGGCGCTGGAGTCCTGGCCGGTGAGCCTGATGGAGCGCCTGCTGCCACGGCACATGCAGATCATCTACCTGATCAATGCCTTCCATATCGACGCGCTGCGCGCCAAGGACATCCACGATTTCGCCCTGCTGCGCTCGGTCTCGCTGATCGAGGAGGACCACGGCCGCCGCGTGCGCATGGGCAACCTGGCGTTCCTCGGCTCGCACAGCGTCAACGGTGTGTCGGCGCTGCACACCGACCTGATGCGCGAGACAGTGTTCCGCGACCTGCACCGGCTCTACCCGGAGCGGATCAGCAACAAGACCAACGGCGTGACCTTCCGCCGCTGGCTGTTCCAGACCAACCCGGAGCTGACCCGTCTGCTGATGGAAAACCTCGGCGACGAGGTACTCGACGAGCCCGAGCAACACCTGCCGGCGCTGGCCGAGCTGGTGGAGAAGTCCTCAGTGCGCCAGCGCTTCGCCCAGCAGCGGCGCAATGCCAAGGAACGCCTGGCGGCACTGGTCGAGGAGCGCCTGGGCGTGCGCATCGACCCGGACGCGCTGTTCGACGTCCACGTCAAGCGCATCCACGAATACAAGCGCCAGTTGCTCAACCTGCTGCATACCGTGGCGCTCTACCAGGACATCCGCAACGACCCCACCACCGACCGCGTGCCACGGGTGAAGATCTTCGCCGGCAAGGCCGCGCCCAGCTACACGGTGGCCAAGCTGATCATCAAGCTGGCCAACGACATCAGCCGGATGATCAACGGCGACCCCACGGTGCGCGGCCGGCTCAAGGTGGTATTCATCCCCAACTACAACGTCAGCCTGGCGGAATCGATCATCCCGGCGGCGGACCTGTCCGAGCAGATTTCCACGGCGGGGCTGGAGGCCTCCGGCACCAGCAACATGAAGTTCGCCCTCAACGGCGCGCTGACCATTGGCACGCTGGACGGCGCCAACGTCGAGATGTGCGAGCGCATCGGCGCGGAAAACATGTTCATCTTCGGCCTCAAGGCCAAGCAGGTGGAGGCACGCAAACGCACTGGCGACCTGTCGATGCATGCCGAGATCGCCGCCTCGCCGCGCCTGGAGGAGGCGCTGCGGGCGATCAGCTCCGGGGTGTTCTCACCGGACGATCCGCAGCGCTATACCGGCCTGGTCGATGCGCTGGTCAGCGACGACCGCTTCCTGGTCTGCGCCGATTTCGACGCCTACTGGGACGCCCAGGAAAAGGTCGAGGAGCTTTGGCGCAAACCGGCGCGCTGGTGGAAGGCCTCCATGCTCAATACCGCCAGGGTCGGCTGGTTCTCCTCGGACCGGACCATCCGCGAGTACGCCAGGGATATCTGGAAGGTGCAGGCCGGGGAGGACTGA
- a CDS encoding Rho termination factor N-terminal domain-containing protein, which yields MPRGDKGKYTEKQKRKAEHIEESYEERGVPKAEAEARAWATVNKQSGGGERKGGSGQQKSATAKAAARKSSARRAVASKQGVPRPDQPLESMTKAELLNRARTRHIAGRSSMRKQQLIDALRKAA from the coding sequence ATGCCACGCGGCGACAAAGGCAAGTACACCGAGAAGCAGAAGCGCAAGGCCGAGCACATCGAGGAAAGCTACGAAGAACGCGGCGTACCCAAGGCGGAAGCCGAGGCGCGAGCCTGGGCGACCGTGAACAAGCAGTCCGGCGGCGGCGAGCGCAAGGGCGGTTCGGGCCAGCAGAAAAGCGCCACCGCCAAGGCCGCTGCACGCAAGAGCTCGGCCCGTCGAGCCGTTGCCAGCAAGCAAGGCGTGCCGCGCCCTGACCAGCCGCTGGAATCCATGACCAAGGCCGAGCTGCTCAATCGTGCGCGCACCCGGCACATCGCCGGGCGCTCCAGCATGCGCAAGCAGCAACTGATCGACGCCTTGCGAAAAGCGGCCTGA